TTTAGGAAGCTCAATAGAGGCAATTTATATTCAGTTGCCTCTTTTTTGCCTCTCAGTTTCTAAAAGGAAGAAGAAAAGGCAGAGAACATTTGTTGGGGTGGCTGGGGAAGATCCAGAGCTAAGAGCCACCAAGTCAGGGCCCattggacaagccagtgagccttGCATCAGTGGAGGGGATGTTACTGGACGGGATTCTGAGGGGCAAGGTATACTTGCTTTTTGAACGACAAGGACTGATTTGGGACAATCAGCATGCATCATGCTTGGGTGATGGTGTTTCACAAATTTGAGGTTTTTTTTGCAGGAGTGAGCAAGAGGAGGGTGGGGTAGTAGATGTTATCCACATAGATTTTAGCCAGGCCTTGAATGGCAGGTTGTGGGATCCAGGGTAAAATAGTAAACTAGCTACGAAATTACATTGGTGATAGGAGGTAGAGTGTTGATTTTCAGATTAGagacctgtgaccagtggtgtactgaCCATATTCAATGTAAAGACATTATACCAAGAGAAGTCAGCAGATTTTTCATCTGATTAACCCCTGCCTCAATGATTGTTGTGTAAAGCTGAGGCTTCTTCCACAGACAATGTTGGATGCCCTGGTTGAAATGGAGAAGGAAGGACTGCTGGAAGAGTGCAACACAAGCATACTGGAGTACATCTGCAAACAGATTGGAGAGCACTTGGTGGAAAAGTTTGCATGTTACCGAAGGGAAGGTAACCACCATCCACCTCAGCCCCATTCTTACCGGGGAAAAGCAGAAGGAATAGTTGATGAGAGGGTCTTGGAGAATTGTAATGCAAATGACAACATCCTGATTTACTGCTGTTTCATACATGAAGCTGCCTTTATAACCATTGATAGATAATTTCAATGAATCCACTCAGGGTGTTGGATTTGAGAGCCTCTCCTTCCAATTGGTGCCCAGAATTGAAAGTCACTGGGGACTTCGAATGCTGTCCATTGCCGGCATAGCAGGGAACCCCAAAGAAGTGGATAGTGGGCAAAGTCAATGCAGTAGGACAATTAGAGAGTGGATGGTGGGGcctgggggggtgtggagggcagCAGGAGCAGGCCCTGTGGGGCTACAGGTGATGCGTGCACCCGGGCAGTGAGGAACTGGTGAAAGCTTGTGAGTAAACCACTGATGTGTAGAGTTAATGGGCAGTGGGCAGCCAGCATTGTGTGGGGAACAGCAGTCATTGGGTTCAGTCCAATGGCGAGTGTGCCAGGCTGGGTGACGGGCTAGGTGGTGGGCAGTGAACTGGGTGCCAGATGCCAGGTCGCCAACTGATCCTTCATGGAGATCCTGTCAACATCAGGCACCCCGTCCCAGTATATTCATCCCCACCCTGGGTTTTAGACTGtctctgctgtacttgcatggcTTCCAATTTAGAAAGAAGTGGCTGCTGGCCTGAATCAGCACCTGCCgtgtctctcccccacccccctaccCCCCAAATCACAGCTGGGCTGCTTACAACAAAACCCCGACACACGGTGCTTCTTTTGTTCCTCTGTTAatttaggaagggggcagggtgaggaGTTGTTGACTCCGGTTCCTGAGAGCGACCTCCCTGAAATGGCAGAAGCACAGGATGCACGTGAAGTCAGGTCACCACCGGGAATGCAGCTTGAGGTAAGTACCTAGTCAGTTGTGCGTCCTCTCGTGCATTGCACCTTGCCATCGGAGCAGTATGTGGCCAATGAGACTGTAGATTTCCCCTTCTTTACTTAGTCTGTTGTAGAGGATTAATAGCCAAAGAGGGGTCCAAACTTCAATATTCCTATCTGCATAGAAGTGCTTCCTAAATTTCCTCCTGAAGACTTGGTTCCAAATTTTTATGCTCTCAAACTGGATTCTCCAACGAGCAGAGCCAGGATacagtaaaagaaaaaaaaatgttttccatTGCATCTTTAAAAAAGCACTTTACTCAAAATGCATCTTCCACATTTCAGGGAATATAAACCTGGTTTGTGTAAGCTCTTCCGACAGTTTATCATTCTAGTAAATCATTAGCAGATTGATCAAAGACTGCTTTACCCTTTCTGAGTTATAGAACTGCAGCCAGTACTCTAGTTGTGGTCTTGCTATGTCTGGAGCATACTTTGCACTTTGTGTTTGTGTCCCTGTGATTTAAAGGACGGCTTTCCACTTTTAATTATTTTCTGTATCCCTATTTGCATTTCAACAAATTAGTCTCTTTCAACCATTGCAGTGCTTAGCACCATTTAGAATGTATTGTGTTCTCTCATCTTAAGTCCAAATTGGATGAACTGACAAATGCCATTATTTTATTGATTTGATGCTTCGATCTATTTAGATTATGGAGCCACTAGTGTTTACACACAGAGAATCTTGGTCTCACGGATCTTTGATTGGTGACAGTTGGGACCGTGATACAAGATCTCAACGGATTTGTCACATGCTGTCAATTTGAGAACCTACCTGCTTTCCCCACTAAAACACAattcagcacaggaataggcAGTTTGGCCCACAGTTTTGTGCTGAATTAAGATAATGATGCCTAATAAATTAATCCCTACTGCctcacatggtccatatccctccactcttTGCATACTTGCTGCCTAAGTGCTTCTTAAACACCACTATGTTATCTAGCTCCACTTCCATCACCGTCAGCACCTTCCagacacccagcactctctgtaaaAACAAAAGTTGCTTTGCACATCTCCTTGAAACTTTTCCCCTGTCACTTAAATGCATGTATTCTAGTTCTACatgtttcaaccctggggaaaaatactGTCTGTGTACTCTTTTATTGCCTCTgacgattttataaacttctatcaggtctcccctcagcctctgttggTCTAGaataaacaacccaagtttgccaaATCTCCCCTTATAGCCACAACCCTTTAAttcaggctgcatcctggtaaaacctatcctgtatcttctccaaagccttcactTCCTTCCCATAATGGGGCAATCAGAATTGAAAGCAATATACTCCAGATGCAACCTAACCAAAGTTTGAATTAcagacaagttcaagttcagtttatcgtcattcacatgtataccgccaaacgaaacaatgttcctcatgACCAAACACGTCATACTCTTCTGAGGCTGTCTTCTGCCGTTCTCAATTTCCTAATCTGTCAATAAATCATCTTCAAATTGATGCACTTTAACTACAATTACCATAATTTTATGAAGAATTGTACTGAATCCTTTCTGAAGGTAATGAAGCTGAAAACTGGGCAACCGAGTACTCTGAACAAGACTGTGTGCACATCGTGTTCCTAGTCCCTTTCTCCTTCACCCGTCATTTCGTCCAGTGATTTTAGTTCGTATTTTGAATTTCACATTAATCCCAGTAGCATTAAACACCAATCCTGTCTTTCTCTTCATTGCAGGAACCGACTGAACCTTCCTTGCCAATGGGACTCCAGAATTCACGTTCACGATCTTCTGGTGTGTAAACTTAAATTTCCAGGGTTCATTTAATAGATTGGAGGATTTTGGTCTGTTCATAACTTGGATCAAATCAGTGTGTATCCAGCCTGATGAAAAGAATGTTAGAATATAGTAGTGGCAGGTACAGGTACATTGTGTATAGTGTGGTTCGGTATTCGTGAAGGCTGTCATCTTCATTACACTGGTGACTGTCGGTTTGATTATATCACACTAAGGCATGTAATTGATGAGGACAGGTTTACTCCAGTACAATATGGGTTATGGACTCGCTACCTAACACTGGTCTATAGGGagcagtgaatacagcccagcctACTAAagagtgaatacagcccagtcaatcacaggagaaaccttccccaccactgagcacacaagatcataaaatataggagcagaattcggccactcGGCCCATAAAGTCTCCTCTGccgtttcattatggctgatgcattttccctttcaagcccattctcccgccttctccccaaaccctTTCATGACCTGActgaacaagaacctatcaacttctgcctgaaatatactcACTGACCTGCCTCCCACAGCCACCTGgggcaacaaattgcacagattcaccacactctggctgaagaaatttctccttatctccatttGAAGTAGATGTCccttaattctgaggctgtgccatctgggcctttcaacattcaataagcttcaaagagattcccctcccctcgttcttctaaattccagcaagtacaggcccagagccaacaagctCTACTTGTATGATActgtaaccatttcattcctggaatcactctcatgaatctcctcaaacccctcgTCAACGTCAGCACACCAATTCTTGAATAAGGGGCCcacaactgctcataatactccaagtgaggcttcaccaatgtcttataatttcaatattacatccttgctttcatattctaaccctctcgaaatgaatgctaacattgcatttgccttcctcaccaccgactcaacctgcaagttaaccttcagggaatcctgcacaagcactcccaagtccctttgcacctcagatttttgaattttctgccatttagaaaatagtctatgtttctGTTCCTGctgccaaaatgcatgactgtacacttcccgacattgtattGCATCCgtcgcttctttgcccattctcctaatctgtttaaattTTTCTGCAGCCTCCTGATTTcgcaacactatctgcccctccacctatccttgtatcattTACAAACtaggccacaaaaccatcaattccatcatctaaatcattgacagacaatataacataaaaagaagcggtcctaacACTGATCCctccagaacaccactaatcaccagcagccaaactgAATAGACCCCCTCATTTACACTTTTCCTGTTGCCTGTCAGCTAACCCTCTATCCTCGCTGGTATTTTTCTAAGCAACCTTATGTGTGGCAtttggtcaaaggccttctgcaaataCAAGTACGCAACATTAACCGATTCTCCCTTCtcgatcctgcttgttatttcctcaaggaattccaacagatttgtcaggaaagattgtcccttgaggaaaccatacagactacagcctactttatcatgtgcctccaaataccctgggaccatccttaacaatggactccaacatcttcccaaccactgaggtcaggctaacgagcctatagtttcctttcttctgcctccctcccttcttgaagagtggagtgacatttgcaattttctcctTCTCCAGAACCacgccagaatctagtgattcttgaaagattattaccaaTACCTccaatctcctcagccacctctttcagaccctGGGGAGTACACTATCCGGTCGAGGTGGCTTATctgccttcaggcctttcagcttcccaagaaccttctccctagtaatagcaactgcactcacttctgccccccgatactcttgaacttccagtgtattgctagtgtcttccacggtgaagacgaatggaaaatacttattccactcgtccgccatttccttgacccccattgctacctctccagtgtcattttccagcatccgatatctactctcgcctctgtATATCTGAAaacttggtatcctctttgatattattggcaagcttaccttcatatttcatcatttccctcctTGTAGCTTTTCTAGTTGGTTTCTGTTGTATTTTCTCCATCTCTGAGATTTTCCACAGAGCCTTTAagattttgtcttgtttcttAATTGCGTTTCTTTGTTAGGGTCAACAAATTCTCCACTGTGTTTCCTCTATTTCCTTCACTCACCACCTTCTTCCAAACAGAGCAAGCATGTTTCCCCTTGTCCTTGCCTCCCACCTCACCAGCCCTTCCAGCTAATAGATTAACTTCTGGATTCGAGTGGATTCTGCCATCAGACACTTTCCAAATAAGCTGTTGTCTTCACGATCCCTGATCCACTCCTTGTCCCACTATCCATGGACACGAACGGTCTTTCCAGATGAAGCAGCAGTTCTttcactcctcttctgttcacagtgtggtctcctctacactggAAAGACCCGCCGTCTGCAGCATCACTTTGCGGATTGCCTGTGTTCGTCTGTGGGACAACCTCCAGCTTCCATAAGCCTGTCTGTGTAATTCTCTGTCCCAGTACCACTTTAGATCTTGGCCTGCAGCCACCATCAGCTCAAGGAACAGCATCTCATCTTTCATCTTGGGATTTGAAATTTAATTATTAATTCAGGGAAAGTTACCATACCTCATTCTTTCTCTTGTTTTAAGCTGCAGGTTCTTAATATACCTTGACAGCTTTGGTCTACATCTGGCCATGCATATTCATTGTCCTCTTTGTCTCCTGAAACACTGGCTTTCTCACCACTCCAATTCCAGCTGAAGATCCTTGGCTTAAAACATTTACCCTTGTTCCTCTCCTCAAAGAAGGATTCCagcaatttttattttgtttcaatATAAGCATACCATTTATACTGCATTTGCAGTGGTATTTACTGATAATCTTTCTGTTTGTGCCTTTCCAGATCTGGGGCAGCTGGATCACTACACTTCCCACAACACTGTGCTGACTTCTGACTCTCAGGTGAGATTAGGTTACCCGAGTGTCATTGGTTAATCTATTCCATACCttccaatatttaaaattaatgcaTTTTACTTTGctgtttatgtgtgattcatctgtaccTTTATAAgttattatgtgttatgtgtgctgAAAAtattaatggaatgttggccacaATCACTGATAGACAGGAGTAGAAGTCTTTGTGGCAGAATTTATTGTAAGTTACTCCAACATTGCTATTTCCCGCACTTGTAGAGAACTTGAAAGTTTAATTACCTTTGCTGCTAATTCCTTCCCTCACTGCCATGAGGTCAATGTCTAATTGTTTCCTTCTATGTCCTGTCTTCTCTATCTCCACCTCAGGGGATAGGTTCATCTCCATTTCAGACTCCCACAGTTATCTGGATTTTGCATCTCCTCCCACTCTGCTTGCTGTAAGGAATCAATCCCGTACTCCCAGTTTCTCCTTCACCGCATCTGCTGTGAGATGAGACTGCCCACTGCACTCCTGTCTTTGTGATGATTTTCTTGACCATGGCTTCCACTTTCCCATGGTTGTCAGGGGTCTTTACTAAATCTCATTTGCTCTCAGCTTCCCTCTTTCTGACTACAGCAAGGAAGGGATTCTCAGTCTTCACTTCCCACCCCACCAGATGGCAAATTGGCAGAacatcctccatcatgtccatcACCTTCGATAAGAGATGCTGCTGTGTAAAATCACATTCTTCCCCTTCTTTTTCAGCATTTTGATTGTTACCTCCCCACGCCCTGGTCCATCTCCCATTCTCACAACACTTTCCTCTTTATTACTTTCCAATTTATACCTTCCGACTTTCGGGACTCAATTTTAACAATTGCATATaaacattttttctctctccccagcGGTAGCCGTAACCCTCTCCTCTACATCGGATAGCTTGTTCTAAATATAATGATTACTTTGCATCCTCTCAGACATTCCCTCTGCTTTCTCCACCTCTCTGTCTCAGTACAACTTGAAATCTACTTGTTTGAATAGTTTTTCCTGTTCTGATGAGGGTACTTGATCTGAAGCATCATCTGATTGCCTCTGTGCAGATTCTGACTGATCTGCTGTTGCTTCTTGTGTTTGTTTCACTGGGAATGGATCTACATAGCCCCTTTGTTTCTTTATATGAATACTAATCAAAATCCCTATCCAGGCATCTGGTTTCCCCTGATAATCTTGTTTAAATTCCCTCTGGAGTAGTGTATTAAATGCTGAATGCTGCCAGGTGAACCTGGTGTGGATTCTCCAGAGTCAGTTAAGGGTTAAATTATGCAGTCAGTTTGTGTAGAATAGATGTATAAAGAAGGATGTTAAAGGATGAAAAgagttgtgggggagtctagaataaTGGGGAAATTGACATGATGTAAGAAATAGAAAAACCCTAAAATTAGAACCAGGTTGTTCTGGATAATTTAGTAGAAATTTCATGATCTTGTTTGTTTGAAGGAGATACTTGACCGCTACAAAATGGAGAGTACCCCAAGGGGCTACTGTGTCATTATCAACAATAGTATCTTCGATACAATGCAACCACGCAAAGGAACCGATCGGGATGCAGGTAATGATTGGACTCCTCACCTTATCCTTAAGTAACAGGCAGGAGCTACTGGAGGaactagcaggccaggcagcatctttggaaatgaataaacagtcgacattttgggctgagacccttctttaggactgaaaaggaagggtggaggcaccagaataaaaaaaaaggggAGGACCGCCTCATGTAGCACCTCCGCTCCACCCACCAAGAGCAGAGCATCCcggtggccaaacgttttaacTCCAGTTCCCGTTCCCGTACCGACATATCGGTCCATGGCCACCTCAtgtgccaagataaggccaccctcaggatgaaggagcaacacctttatTCCATTTAGGTACCCTCCAATCTGGTGGCATGAAtacgatttctccttccggtttaaaaagaaattccttccccctcccctttttttctATTCCCCGCTCTTCtcacctgggtcccctcctccttccctttctcctttggtccacacccctctcctatcaaattccttccactccagcccttgacctttccaccctcccagctaacctccttccccttcctccccccaccaccaccttgtttattctggcatcttcccccttccctttctgtcctgacgaagggtcgcagcccgaaacgtcgacagtttttCCGTttatttccgtggatgctgcctgacctggtgagttcctccaggattttgtgagtgttgctttgtagATCCTTCTGGGTTAAGTGAGGCTGTGGTCTCACCACTAACGTTGTCTGTGTCCCACAGAGCGGCTGGAACAGGTTTTCACCTGGCTGGGGTTCAGAGTGAAAATAGAGAACAACCTGACTGCAGAGGGGATGCGGATGAAGATGCTTGAATACCGTCAGAAGGACCACAAGCCCTTCGACTGCTTCATCTGCTGCATTCTGACCCACGGCGAGAGGGGAGTCATGTGCGGCACGGACGACAAAAAAGTGCCCATCCGCGACATCACCGGCTGCTTCTCGGCTTCACGGTGCCCTTCGCTCCAGCAGAAGCCCAAGGTCTTCTTCATCCAGGCGTGCCAGGGCACGGAAAAACAGGAAGGCGTTGCAATCGAAGAAGACAGCACTGCCGTGAGGCTGGAGGAGGACGCCATCAGGGCCACGCGCACCATTATTCCGGATGAGGCTGACTTCTTGTTGGGTATGGCGACGGTGGAGGGCTACGTCTCCTTTCGACACATCATGCAGGGCACCTGGTACATTCAGTCGCTGTGTGAAAACCTGGAGAAACACTGCCCCAGGTATTCTGCCCCCAAACCCTGGGCTGAGACGCTGGCGTGTGTATGGGggtatgggggtgggtgggggggggaggaatacgAATGGGCCCAGGGATGAAGAGGTGAGAGTTGAAGCACGGGCaaggagagagcgagagactGGGGAGAGCAGGCCAGGCAAGGAAGTTGGCAATTGGAGCGTGAGGAATGGGGTCGGGGTGAGGAAGGGAGCGGGGTGTGGGAAGGTTAGATTTGGTTTGTATGAAGAAGAGGAGTCAGGGGGTGACGGGGTTGGGCAGATAGTGTTAGGGTGGTCATTCTGAGACAACGACCACCTCTGTTGCTGGACCTAGCCACAGTGTGACAAGAGTGATTGCGCTGATCATTGCAAATTCAcctgacacactcacactcacactctctctctctctctctctctctctctctctcgctctctcccccccccacaccccagccAGGACCTCCTAAGCATTCTCACCAATGTCAACAACGACGTAAGCGAGAAAAAAGACAAGAACTTCAAAACCCAAATGCCACAGCCAAGCTACACCCTCAGGAAAAAGCTTTACTTCCCAGTGGGGCAAAGTCATGCCGATTTCATGAAAGCCTCCTGGAATTTCCACACCAGAAATGGCGTTCCCAAGGACTGACGCTGCTGCTGACCCCTGGAGCTGCTAATGGTTGGGAGGACGTCGGGTATGCCAATGAGAATCGGCACATTGGGGTGTTTGGAATCTGTGGGGTCCAGGAATGTGAAGTTCTCAGGGCAACGTACAGAGGATCTGCGTGAGGGACCCTCTGCTTTCATGAGAATACTGTCCGTCAGGCTAGAATCCAGCTGTCTCTGCTCTGAATTGTGTTTCTACTTTACATGTCTTCcacagattattttgtgattatACTTAGTAATATTTTTTAACAAAAATTttatattttgttaaaaaaaaattttttaagcTACAGAAAGAAGTGTTGCTTCTATGATGCTTTTGTTTCTTGCTGTCTCCCTCCCAGCCTCTGGTGctgaccccccccctccccaggtGCTCCTTCCTCACCTGTGGGCACAGGTGAGTGTGACTGGATAATGTGACCAGGCTCAGATCAGACCCAGAACGGCGACCAGCCCCTTTGCCTCCATGGATGTTGCTCGACCTGCAGCTTTTGTTTGCTcccagttccagcatctgcagtctcttgtgtttccagtAGAACCAGGCTGTTCTGCTACTCACTACTCCTCCTCTCGCATTTGTTCCTTAACCTGTCCTACGAGGGGACCAAAAACACCAGCTCCCTTCAAGCATTGCAATTGCTTCAAGTGTCCTGGGTTGGATCCTGACCTCTGTTCATGTAGAATTTGCACATTGTCCCTGTGACTTTAGTCACCCCACTCCCTCCCACCAGATTGTCCCATGTCCTCCCACGCACCAAATACGTTCTAGTGTTCGGTGATAGGGCACTCAGGGTAGTGTTACTGGGAATATGTGAGAGAATAGGGTGCAGGAAATTAGTAGGATAGTGGGACTGTGGGTATTTCTTTGGCAACCAAGATCGAATTGATGTGCTTAGGCTCACACGGTGTCACTGGAAAATACTGAGGGACCGTGAA
This genomic stretch from Mobula hypostoma chromosome 6, sMobHyp1.1, whole genome shotgun sequence harbors:
- the LOC134348409 gene encoding caspase-8-like, which produces MDSARFQLNTCLNDISENLGSDELKAMKFLCQDLLSKNQLDKAESGLRLFQSLQERGLLQVEDNFIVAELLYRTKQFWLLKKMKYNKEKVSKELMCPGRPRVSSYRQLLFEVSEDITMKDLETVKHFLHQYLAKSKLESIKTMLDALVEMEKEGLLEECNTSILEYICKQIGEHLVEKFACYRREGRGQGEELLTPVPESDLPEMAEAQDAREVRSPPGMQLEEPTEPSLPMGLQNSRSRSSDLGQLDHYTSHNTVLTSDSQEILDRYKMESTPRGYCVIINNSIFDTMQPRKGTDRDAERLEQVFTWLGFRVKIENNLTAEGMRMKMLEYRQKDHKPFDCFICCILTHGERGVMCGTDDKKVPIRDITGCFSASRCPSLQQKPKVFFIQACQGTEKQEGVAIEEDSTAVRLEEDAIRATRTIIPDEADFLLGMATVEGYVSFRHIMQGTWYIQSLCENLEKHCPSQDLLSILTNVNNDVSEKKDKNFKTQMPQPSYTLRKKLYFPVGQSHADFMKASWNFHTRNGVPKD